CGCGCCCACCGTCGCGGAAACGCGCTTCCTGCTGGAACTGGCCGGGCAGACCGACCTGGTAGCCGGCGTCGTGGGCTGGATCGACATGGAAAGCGCCGACGCGGCGACGGTGCTGGCCGATCTCGCGCAAAACCCGAAGCTGGTCGGGATCCGGCCGATGATCCACAACATCGAGGACGAAGCGTGGATCACGCGCCCGGACCTGGCGGCGGCGACCGAGGCGGTGATCGATGCCGATCTGTGCTTCGACGCACTGGTCCGGCCCCAGCACCTGTCCTACCTGCTCGAATTCCTCAAGCGCCATCCTGACCTCAAAACCGTCATCGACC
The sequence above is a segment of the Gemmatimonadota bacterium genome. Coding sequences within it:
- a CDS encoding amidohydrolase family protein, with protein sequence MNSSPLRIDAHQHFWKVERNDYGWLTPALKPLYRDFGPDDLAPLLQAAGVDRTILVQAAPTVAETRFLLELAGQTDLVAGVVGWIDMESADAATVLADLAQNPKLVGIRPMIHNIEDEAWITRPDLAAATEAVIDADLCFDALVRPQHLSYLLEFLKRHPDLKTVIDHGAKPVITEGLWQPWADRMSEIAESTDAYCKLSGLLTEASPDAGG